The following are encoded in a window of Sutcliffiella horikoshii genomic DNA:
- a CDS encoding response regulator transcription factor has product MKNSFQILVVDDEADMREMLGMYLHNENYQVLHAENGEEAMDMLYDHEVDLIILDVMMPEMDGFTACKKIRERYMMPILMLTAKSDELDKVRGLKLGADDYVMKPFSPKELLARVEALLRRSNQAFFDVVSHREITVQKSARQVHVGGERVNLARREYDLLLFLMEHEGKVFSREQLHDVIWGLDTEKGSFRTVDTHVKTLRFKLKDAGAKIKTVWGIGYKFEAEET; this is encoded by the coding sequence ATGAAAAATTCCTTTCAAATATTAGTGGTGGATGATGAAGCGGATATGCGAGAAATGCTCGGGATGTATCTTCATAACGAGAACTACCAAGTACTCCATGCGGAAAACGGAGAAGAAGCGATGGATATGCTTTATGACCATGAGGTGGACCTGATTATCCTTGATGTGATGATGCCAGAGATGGATGGCTTTACTGCCTGTAAAAAAATACGCGAAAGGTACATGATGCCAATCCTGATGTTGACAGCTAAAAGTGACGAGTTGGACAAAGTCAGAGGCTTGAAGCTTGGAGCAGATGATTATGTGATGAAGCCTTTTAGCCCTAAGGAGCTTTTAGCCAGGGTGGAGGCATTGCTCCGCCGTTCTAATCAAGCATTCTTTGATGTGGTCTCGCATAGGGAGATAACGGTTCAGAAAAGTGCTAGGCAAGTGCATGTCGGAGGGGAACGGGTGAACCTTGCTCGAAGGGAATATGATCTTTTACTTTTTTTGATGGAACATGAAGGGAAAGTATTTTCAAGAGAACAGCTTCATGATGTCATCTGGGGTTTGGATACGGAAAAGGGCTCATTTCGTACAGTGGATACACATGTGAAGACGTTGCGATTTAAGCTTAAGGATGCAGGAGCGAAAATAAAAACGGTATGGGGCATCGGTTATAAATTTGAGGCTGAGGAAACATGA
- a CDS encoding sensor histidine kinase, which yields MKSLSIRNKIWLTIISVSVLTIILVVVVSYYLYQTLYIEKQTETLLKQGQFLEQSYYENNPGDFSERLDWLEGSTETSVIFTDDQMQLASGAPFDSFADENLITFSERQDLLKGKTLTFTKFHTGLNQEISAVVIPLSMEDRLEAVIFLYIPLTAITEAFEPIRNFLIVGVFLVIILLILVGTKMTNRIVQPIKQMEKVAKDIAQGDFSKRLSLTGEDEMASLGRSINTMTSNLDEVDRNRREFLGNVSHELRTPISYLKGYSEALDEGIISIEKFAKTVKKETDRMDRLVHDLLDLAQLEGDSYPMNKEPVILAELVKEVLDRFRLKLDDKNLIAEVQLDEGVVVNGDYGRLDQVIDNLLSNAIKFSANNRTIRISVVEVKTMGILKLEDEGIGIPEEDVPYIFERFYRVEKARTRKSGGTGLGLSIVQQIINKHEGRIHIDSKREKGTVVTVEIPLFHFY from the coding sequence ATGAAGTCATTATCCATACGCAACAAAATTTGGCTGACCATCATTTCCGTATCCGTCTTGACCATCATTCTCGTGGTGGTCGTTTCCTATTACTTGTATCAAACATTGTATATAGAAAAACAGACAGAAACTCTGTTAAAACAAGGGCAATTCCTGGAACAATCCTACTATGAGAATAACCCGGGTGATTTTTCAGAAAGGTTAGACTGGTTAGAAGGTAGCACGGAAACCTCGGTTATATTTACGGATGACCAGATGCAATTGGCAAGTGGTGCACCTTTCGACTCTTTCGCGGACGAAAATCTAATCACCTTTTCCGAAAGACAGGACTTATTAAAAGGGAAAACGCTGACCTTCACGAAATTCCACACCGGACTGAACCAAGAAATCAGTGCAGTTGTCATTCCATTAAGTATGGAGGATAGGTTGGAAGCCGTTATTTTTCTATATATTCCTTTAACCGCCATCACTGAGGCCTTTGAGCCAATCAGGAATTTCCTAATTGTGGGAGTGTTCCTGGTGATTATTCTTCTGATCTTAGTTGGAACGAAAATGACAAATAGGATTGTACAACCAATTAAGCAGATGGAAAAAGTGGCAAAAGATATTGCACAAGGGGATTTCTCTAAAAGGTTATCCTTAACAGGCGAGGATGAAATGGCAAGCCTTGGAAGATCCATTAATACCATGACATCCAATCTTGATGAAGTCGACAGAAACAGACGTGAATTCTTAGGTAATGTATCCCACGAATTAAGGACGCCAATTAGCTATCTTAAAGGGTACAGTGAGGCGTTGGATGAAGGAATTATTTCAATAGAAAAGTTTGCAAAAACTGTCAAGAAAGAAACGGATAGAATGGATCGCCTTGTTCATGATCTTTTGGATCTTGCTCAGTTAGAGGGAGACTCGTATCCAATGAACAAGGAACCGGTCATACTGGCTGAACTGGTAAAAGAAGTGCTGGACCGTTTTCGCTTAAAGCTGGATGACAAGAATCTTATTGCGGAGGTCCAACTTGATGAAGGGGTTGTCGTGAATGGCGATTACGGGAGACTCGATCAAGTAATTGATAACCTATTGAGCAATGCTATCAAATTTTCTGCTAATAATAGGACGATTAGAATTTCTGTCGTGGAAGTAAAAACGATGGGTATCCTTAAATTGGAGGATGAAGGAATAGGAATTCCAGAAGAGGATGTTCCCTATATTTTTGAAAGGTTTTACCGAGTCGAAAAAGCCCGGACTAGAAAAAGTGGCGGAACCGGCCTTGGCCTCTCCATTGTTCAGCAGATCATTAATAAGCATGAGGGCAGGATTCATATTGATTCAAAGCGTGAAAAAGGCACCGTAGTGACAGTGGAAATTCCGTTGTTCCATTTTTATTAA
- a CDS encoding PepSY-associated TM helix domain-containing protein → MENTTNQDKSKNQTRNGLYQTMWRWHFYAGIIFAPFLIILAFSGAVYLFKPQIESYMYKGLYYVEETKETRLSVNTQAEKIREEYPNASISGVSVFDEEDRTTKFITMQDGQPVSVFVDGYTGNVMGALPVEKEFMTIFKKLHSELIVGGTVANRLVELAACWAIILILTGLYIWWPRNRASIWGTVLPRLRSKGRVFWRDMHAVPAFWLSIGLLVLILTGLPWSGVMGEQINRLATATNTGYPAFSFSFGPKPESVTVTKDVAEDVPWAAENVPVPSSSTNQYVPLTLNDAAGIAEMKNIQKPYTISLPQGESGVFTIATSHSRPFDNATLHVDQYSGAVLTDVRYEDYGLMGKAITLGIALHEGKLFGLANQLLGLLLCVGLIGMMVSSLVMWRKRKPKNGLGAPGQNVDIKIKRAVTIIMLLLGLVMPLVGISIIVVLLLDKLVFVRIKRLKSWLG, encoded by the coding sequence ATGGAAAATACAACGAATCAAGATAAGAGCAAAAATCAGACCAGGAATGGCCTCTACCAAACCATGTGGAGATGGCACTTTTATGCTGGGATCATTTTTGCTCCTTTTTTAATCATCTTGGCTTTCAGTGGTGCTGTTTACTTATTTAAGCCTCAGATTGAGTCCTATATGTATAAAGGTCTTTACTATGTAGAAGAGACAAAGGAAACACGGTTGTCCGTCAACACTCAAGCTGAAAAGATACGAGAGGAGTATCCTAATGCATCCATTAGCGGAGTGTCCGTTTTTGATGAGGAAGACCGTACAACTAAGTTTATTACCATGCAAGATGGTCAACCTGTGAGTGTTTTCGTTGATGGATACACTGGAAATGTCATGGGCGCTCTACCAGTTGAAAAGGAGTTTATGACCATTTTTAAGAAGTTGCATAGCGAACTGATTGTCGGTGGGACAGTTGCCAACCGTTTAGTCGAGCTTGCTGCTTGTTGGGCCATCATTCTTATTTTAACAGGACTGTATATTTGGTGGCCGCGAAACCGGGCTTCCATTTGGGGAACCGTCCTTCCGAGATTAAGAAGTAAAGGCCGCGTGTTTTGGCGTGATATGCATGCAGTCCCAGCATTCTGGCTGTCCATTGGCCTTTTGGTGTTAATTTTGACAGGGCTCCCATGGTCCGGAGTCATGGGAGAGCAAATCAACCGATTGGCAACAGCGACAAATACTGGTTATCCAGCATTCTCTTTCAGTTTTGGACCAAAACCTGAATCGGTTACAGTGACAAAGGATGTTGCTGAAGATGTCCCATGGGCTGCAGAAAATGTTCCAGTACCTTCATCGTCAACTAATCAATATGTGCCATTAACCTTAAATGACGCGGCAGGCATTGCGGAGATGAAAAATATCCAAAAACCATACACTATTTCCTTGCCACAAGGGGAAAGCGGTGTATTTACCATTGCTACATCTCATTCCAGACCGTTTGATAATGCTACTTTGCATGTTGATCAATATAGTGGTGCGGTGCTGACAGATGTCAGATATGAGGATTATGGATTAATGGGGAAAGCAATAACGCTTGGAATCGCCCTTCATGAAGGGAAACTATTCGGATTGGCTAATCAACTATTGGGGCTGCTCCTTTGTGTGGGTCTGATAGGAATGATGGTAAGCTCTCTTGTTATGTGGAGAAAAAGAAAACCCAAAAACGGGTTGGGAGCTCCAGGTCAAAATGTAGATATCAAAATAAAAAGAGCAGTAACCATTATCATGCTACTTTTGGGACTTGTCATGCCGTTGGTGGGAATCTCCATTATTGTGGTGCTTTTATTAGATAAGCTTGTATTTGTAAGAATTAAACGTTTAAAATCCTGGTTAGGGTAA
- a CDS encoding FixH family protein — protein sequence MKKLLLVVVPFLLLLVGCTSASEEKTSLEVVEVEIKLPENVKEEEEVVVKTLVTQGEEKVEDAKEVQIEIWNVENGKENSVLLDAEHVGDGVYEVKHSFDERGVYRVQSHVTARDMHVMPTKQLVVGDLSQEEVDAIIESEAEEENHDSGDHGEHGSHH from the coding sequence ATGAAGAAATTACTGCTAGTGGTTGTTCCGTTCTTATTATTGTTGGTAGGGTGTACTAGTGCATCTGAGGAGAAAACTTCGTTGGAAGTCGTGGAGGTTGAAATAAAACTTCCTGAAAACGTGAAGGAAGAAGAGGAAGTAGTGGTTAAGACCTTAGTAACGCAGGGCGAGGAAAAAGTGGAAGATGCTAAAGAAGTGCAGATTGAGATTTGGAATGTGGAGAATGGAAAAGAAAACAGTGTCCTTCTTGATGCAGAGCATGTTGGTGATGGAGTTTATGAAGTGAAACATTCTTTTGATGAGAGGGGAGTCTATCGAGTTCAGTCCCATGTGACCGCTCGTGACATGCATGTGATGCCTACTAAGCAATTGGTTGTGGGGGATCTAAGTCAGGAAGAGGTTGATGCTATCATTGAAAGTGAAGCGGAAGAAGAGAATCATGATAGCGGGGATCATGGGGAGCACGGGAGTCATCACTAA
- a CDS encoding D-Ala-D-Ala carboxypeptidase family metallohydrolase, which produces MVLSLVTAEEASAYNWTRTLSEGSNGTDVREVQIRVAGWAADSPQQTVVSVDGQFGPGTKAAVIRFQRAYGLTADGVVGPQTQAKLNELESPNGTKHFSYSEFYSKDGSGFNGGNVSATTVRENVRRMMYKLEAIRVKIGNRPMNVNSGFRSISHNRNVGGASNSQHTYGIAADISVSGVSTTTVRNAAKSSGFSGIYSEGSFTHMDSRVEYPYGTQSWWWE; this is translated from the coding sequence ATGGTACTGTCATTGGTCACGGCGGAAGAGGCGTCTGCTTATAACTGGACTAGGACGTTAAGTGAGGGTTCTAATGGTACGGATGTAAGAGAAGTGCAGATCCGGGTAGCAGGCTGGGCAGCTGATTCACCGCAACAAACAGTAGTCAGTGTGGATGGTCAGTTTGGACCGGGTACGAAAGCTGCGGTCATCCGATTTCAACGTGCTTACGGATTGACGGCAGATGGGGTAGTTGGACCGCAAACACAAGCAAAGTTAAATGAATTAGAATCACCAAACGGAACGAAACACTTCAGTTATAGCGAATTTTATTCTAAAGACGGAAGCGGGTTCAACGGCGGTAATGTTTCGGCAACAACCGTACGCGAAAATGTACGTCGTATGATGTACAAGCTTGAGGCGATCCGAGTGAAAATTGGAAACCGCCCAATGAATGTCAACTCCGGTTTTAGAAGCATCTCTCACAACCGCAATGTTGGCGGAGCTTCCAACAGCCAGCACACCTATGGGATTGCTGCAGACATCAGCGTATCCGGTGTGAGCACTACCACTGTACGCAATGCTGCGAAAAGTTCAGGATTTAGCGGCATCTACAGCGAAGGCAGCTTTACGCATATGGATAGCCGAGTGGAATATCCGTATGGTACACAGTCTTGGTGGTGGGAATAA
- a CDS encoding MEDS domain-containing protein, protein MVRLHSKMYQLFEEQRSVHVLYPYVGLKNYISTVVDFVLNGIMAGDYVILIENERNYRLIHRELSSRLTFEQFKFLHRVNNFDFYFTNGSYQPPAILEYFNKTVQPYLDKNLSFRTWAHVEWASVGDPLHLIEDIERTADEKVISLSFPLICAYEAEQMPIQLQTILFETHPYILLEENFISSELYIPLVDVE, encoded by the coding sequence GTGGTCCGATTGCATAGCAAGATGTATCAACTGTTTGAGGAGCAGAGAAGTGTTCATGTTCTGTATCCTTATGTTGGGTTAAAGAATTACATAAGTACAGTTGTAGATTTTGTGTTGAATGGCATAATGGCTGGAGATTATGTGATTCTAATTGAAAATGAGCGTAATTATCGATTGATTCATAGAGAGTTGAGTAGCAGGTTAACATTTGAGCAGTTTAAATTTTTACACCGGGTCAACAACTTCGATTTCTATTTTACAAATGGCAGTTATCAACCCCCTGCAATATTAGAATACTTTAATAAAACGGTTCAACCTTATCTAGACAAAAACCTCTCATTTCGAACATGGGCACACGTAGAATGGGCTTCAGTAGGGGATCCACTACATTTAATAGAAGATATTGAGCGAACTGCAGATGAAAAAGTGATAAGCCTATCCTTCCCATTAATCTGTGCATATGAAGCAGAGCAAATGCCGATACAACTTCAAACAATTTTATTCGAAACACACCCATATATACTATTAGAAGAGAATTTTATTTCATCAGAACTTTACATACCACTTGTAGATGTAGAATAA
- a CDS encoding MFS transporter → MSTWKYPLLLIAGIGISYLGSWIYLIALNISILNMTGSAAAVAGLYIIRPIAILLTNTWAGSVIDRVNKRKLMIWVDIARGGLVFLIPFIDSLWTIYFILLVINMVGAFFGPSSSVYITKLIPVNERKRFNSLMSMTSSGAFLLGPAIAGFLIMYVSTDICILINAVTFLVCAFFIFLLPDVDEKVKNKREPIRLQTLLGDWNIVKDFSMKAKFFITVYLLFQSAMLLGFALDSQEVTFIKQVLELSDRDYGLIVSLTGLGALGGAFVSALVAKKVALKVYLGVGMLLTSAGYVAFYASYDFFTATAAFVFLGFFMAFANAGYATFFQNTVPVDIMGRFASITEMFQGMVQIALTLLLGFAAEVFSLQFVCLIFSGVSTAFALILLISIFRPSKASYFKEEVSV, encoded by the coding sequence ATGTCTACTTGGAAGTACCCCCTCTTATTGATTGCCGGAATCGGCATTTCTTATTTGGGGAGCTGGATTTACTTAATTGCACTAAATATCTCAATCTTGAACATGACAGGTTCAGCAGCCGCCGTTGCGGGGTTATACATAATCAGGCCAATAGCCATTTTACTAACCAATACGTGGGCCGGAAGTGTCATTGACAGGGTTAATAAAAGAAAGTTGATGATCTGGGTGGATATTGCCCGTGGGGGATTGGTATTTCTCATACCTTTCATTGATTCTCTTTGGACTATCTACTTTATATTGCTAGTTATCAATATGGTCGGGGCATTTTTTGGACCGAGTTCCTCTGTATACATAACGAAACTTATTCCGGTCAACGAACGTAAAAGATTCAACTCACTCATGAGCATGACAAGCTCTGGCGCGTTCCTTTTGGGCCCGGCCATAGCCGGGTTCCTCATCATGTATGTGAGTACCGACATATGTATTTTAATCAACGCAGTGACGTTCTTAGTTTGTGCATTCTTCATTTTCTTGCTGCCGGATGTGGATGAGAAGGTTAAAAACAAACGAGAACCCATTCGCCTACAAACTCTATTGGGGGATTGGAACATTGTCAAAGACTTTTCAATGAAAGCAAAATTTTTCATCACTGTTTATCTCCTGTTCCAATCAGCTATGTTACTTGGATTTGCTTTGGATTCGCAAGAGGTGACTTTTATCAAACAAGTCCTGGAATTGTCCGACCGTGATTATGGATTAATCGTAAGTTTAACGGGACTTGGGGCCTTGGGCGGTGCGTTTGTGTCGGCACTAGTCGCCAAAAAAGTAGCATTAAAAGTTTATTTAGGAGTTGGAATGCTTCTGACCTCTGCAGGATATGTGGCCTTTTATGCCTCTTACGACTTTTTTACTGCAACGGCTGCCTTTGTTTTCCTCGGCTTCTTTATGGCATTTGCCAATGCAGGGTACGCGACATTTTTCCAAAACACTGTTCCTGTTGACATCATGGGGAGATTCGCGAGTATAACAGAAATGTTCCAAGGTATGGTACAAATAGCACTTACCTTACTCCTTGGATTTGCAGCTGAGGTGTTCTCCTTGCAATTTGTTTGCCTGATATTTTCAGGTGTTTCCACCGCTTTTGCATTGATTTTGTTAATTTCCATTTTTAGACCGTCGAAAGCAAGCTATTTTAAGGAAGAAGTTTCTGTTTAA
- a CDS encoding histidine phosphatase family protein → MTNLYFIRHAHSIYTPDELERPLSEKGKKDAVRILAMIQPDNIDVVVSSPYKRAVQTVEGVAQHYNLEIEIFEDLKERTLTVKPAEDFKAAITKAWEEPNFAWEGGESNMAAQARGVRVIQHLLKKYEDENVAIGTHGNIMVLIMNYFDKQYDFSFWNGLDMPDIYKITFDGDLLVGVRRLWEQ, encoded by the coding sequence TTGACTAATTTGTATTTCATTAGGCATGCACACTCAATTTACACTCCTGATGAATTGGAGCGGCCCTTATCTGAAAAAGGTAAAAAGGATGCTGTAAGAATACTAGCTATGATTCAACCGGACAATATTGATGTGGTAGTTTCCAGTCCTTATAAAAGAGCTGTCCAAACAGTAGAAGGTGTGGCTCAGCACTACAATCTGGAGATTGAGATTTTTGAAGACTTGAAAGAACGCACATTGACAGTTAAGCCTGCCGAAGACTTCAAAGCTGCCATCACGAAAGCTTGGGAGGAACCAAACTTCGCATGGGAGGGTGGGGAATCCAATATGGCGGCGCAGGCTAGAGGTGTGAGGGTCATCCAACACCTATTGAAAAAGTACGAAGATGAAAACGTGGCAATCGGAACGCACGGAAACATAATGGTGTTAATTATGAACTATTTTGACAAGCAGTATGATTTCTCGTTTTGGAATGGGTTGGATATGCCGGATATCTATAAGATAACTTTTGATGGAGATCTGTTGGTTGGGGTAAGGCGGTTGTGGGAACAGTAG
- a CDS encoding alpha/beta fold hydrolase, which produces MLLHTEVFGDGEPIVFLHTGLQTGMTDFEEQREYFQSEFKVILPDLRGHGKSTSQELSNYYEDSAADLKDTLDHLGVESAHIVGCSIGALVGLFFAKRFPEKVKTLTLSGMMAEKPANWSEIHLNMVEQQNSLLENEQVGAYFDQLHGDGWREFINLARQEDSCPFEETADLGGLETPTLLMVGEGNANETKAAVIVPKLNKQIHVSVLPFAGHLVHSEQPEVYNQILNGFLKKYSVVGVES; this is translated from the coding sequence ATGTTATTACATACAGAGGTTTTTGGAGATGGAGAACCAATCGTTTTTTTACATACAGGCTTGCAGACAGGGATGACTGATTTTGAGGAGCAGCGGGAGTATTTCCAGTCGGAATTTAAAGTGATATTGCCGGACTTAAGAGGTCATGGGAAATCCACTTCACAAGAGCTATCTAACTATTATGAGGATAGTGCTGCTGATTTAAAGGACACGCTTGATCACTTAGGAGTGGAATCTGCTCATATAGTTGGCTGTTCCATTGGTGCTTTGGTTGGGCTATTCTTTGCGAAAAGATTTCCTGAAAAGGTGAAGACCTTGACACTTTCTGGGATGATGGCGGAGAAACCTGCTAATTGGTCTGAAATACATCTGAATATGGTGGAACAGCAAAATAGTCTTTTAGAGAATGAACAAGTAGGAGCCTACTTTGACCAGCTTCATGGTGATGGATGGAGAGAGTTTATCAATTTGGCTAGGCAAGAAGATTCCTGTCCATTTGAGGAAACAGCCGATTTGGGTGGGCTTGAGACGCCAACATTGTTAATGGTAGGAGAAGGGAACGCGAATGAAACGAAAGCTGCCGTCATTGTTCCAAAGTTAAATAAGCAAATCCACGTATCAGTCTTACCATTTGCCGGACATCTTGTACATTCCGAGCAGCCGGAGGTCTATAACCAGATTTTAAACGGGTTTTTGAAGAAATATAGTGTGGTTGGTGTAGAAAGTTAG
- a CDS encoding NUDIX hydrolase produces the protein MVQKERVTPKHIISAATVVLNDKNEVLLIKGPRRGWEMPGGQVEEGESLKDAAIRETKEESGIDVEIVKFCGVFQNVSGSICNTLFLARAIGGTPTTSPESLEVGFYPVEQALEMVTYKNFRERIEYCLKEEMNPFYIEFN, from the coding sequence ATGGTACAAAAAGAAAGAGTGACACCAAAACACATCATTTCGGCAGCGACAGTTGTTTTGAATGACAAGAATGAAGTTCTTTTAATAAAAGGACCACGCCGTGGATGGGAGATGCCTGGCGGACAAGTGGAAGAGGGAGAATCCCTGAAGGATGCTGCCATCAGGGAAACGAAGGAGGAGTCGGGGATCGACGTGGAAATCGTGAAATTCTGTGGCGTTTTCCAAAATGTCAGTGGCTCCATTTGTAACACGCTTTTCCTAGCTAGAGCGATTGGTGGCACTCCGACTACTTCACCGGAGAGTCTGGAAGTTGGTTTTTACCCAGTAGAGCAGGCATTGGAAATGGTGACTTATAAGAATTTTAGAGAGCGAATTGAATATTGTTTAAAGGAAGAAATGAACCCTTTTTACATAGAGTTTAATTAA
- a CDS encoding phosphotransferase family protein produces MKPIQHEEIPAEIKEYVSNIHSITFPRQGCTSDVGIIQSDNGGYALKRTKTPQFNAWLKKEIMVLRYLNQETSLPVPKVEKFVEIDGQSWALLEFLEGETVRAALTKTHHKGEREELLINFGKVVYDVHATPCPEGLKNQKIWLDDMLDQAAYNLLNYEVDGSEDLLEQIKENRPNNMKHCLIHGDLTVDNVLVHNGVVTGIIDWSGGAYGDPRYDISLAIRPKPDVFEWERDKKSFFEGYGGSILTEGDYDYFLNLYEYF; encoded by the coding sequence ATGAAACCAATTCAACATGAAGAAATACCGGCTGAAATAAAAGAGTATGTAAGCAACATTCATTCCATCACCTTCCCCCGTCAAGGATGTACATCTGATGTTGGCATCATTCAAAGTGACAACGGTGGATATGCACTAAAACGTACTAAGACACCACAATTCAATGCGTGGCTTAAGAAAGAGATAATGGTATTAAGATACTTAAATCAGGAAACCTCTTTGCCCGTTCCAAAGGTTGAAAAATTTGTAGAGATAGACGGCCAATCTTGGGCTTTATTAGAGTTTCTAGAAGGGGAAACAGTAAGGGCTGCTCTAACCAAAACCCATCATAAAGGGGAGAGAGAAGAGTTGTTAATTAACTTCGGCAAAGTCGTTTATGATGTCCATGCTACCCCGTGTCCGGAAGGTTTAAAGAACCAGAAAATTTGGTTGGATGATATGCTGGATCAAGCCGCATACAATCTTCTAAACTACGAGGTGGATGGTTCGGAAGACTTGTTGGAACAAATCAAAGAAAACCGACCTAATAATATGAAGCATTGCCTTATCCATGGCGACTTGACTGTTGATAATGTATTAGTACATAACGGAGTGGTTACAGGAATTATTGATTGGAGCGGTGGAGCATATGGTGATCCTAGGTACGATATTTCTTTAGCTATTAGACCGAAACCAGATGTGTTTGAATGGGAGAGGGACAAGAAAAGTTTTTTTGAAGGGTATGGAGGTAGCATCCTTACTGAAGGGGATTACGACTATTTTCTTAATCTATATGAGTACTTTTAA
- a CDS encoding aminoglycoside phosphotransferase family protein codes for MEVASLLKGITTIFLIYMSTFKSEECTMNLGEPIASGNTANIYFYENTIIKIFKDHLPDTEPEYEARKQRVAYGSGLRVPNIIDVKKVNGKQAIIMEYVDGKTLGELVTENMAQVESFLQKSVDIQIDIHTVLAESLEPMRNKLHRQIEAVEGLDEQVKTSLLMKLESMDVENRLCHGDFHLYNLIKSGEEVFIIDWVDASAGDPRTDVCRTYILYTQVSVEMAELYLKLYCEKSGRGRKEILEWAPIIAAARLSENVATEDSNRLMKYISNGGE; via the coding sequence ATGGAGGTAGCATCCTTACTGAAGGGGATTACGACTATTTTCTTAATCTATATGAGTACTTTTAAAAGTGAGGAGTGTACAATGAACCTAGGCGAGCCAATTGCATCTGGCAACACGGCCAACATCTATTTTTATGAAAATACAATCATCAAAATCTTTAAGGATCATCTACCAGATACCGAACCTGAATATGAAGCTCGTAAACAAAGGGTTGCCTATGGAAGTGGCCTCCGGGTTCCCAACATAATCGATGTCAAAAAAGTAAATGGAAAACAGGCAATTATCATGGAATATGTCGACGGAAAAACGCTAGGTGAACTCGTGACAGAGAACATGGCGCAAGTAGAGTCCTTCCTGCAAAAGTCCGTGGATATTCAAATTGATATTCATACGGTGCTTGCGGAGTCGTTAGAACCCATGCGTAACAAACTCCACCGGCAAATAGAAGCAGTTGAAGGATTGGATGAGCAAGTAAAAACGTCATTGCTAATGAAATTGGAATCTATGGACGTGGAAAACAGACTCTGCCACGGGGACTTTCACCTTTATAACTTAATAAAATCTGGTGAAGAGGTTTTCATCATTGATTGGGTCGATGCAAGTGCCGGGGATCCGCGGACAGATGTATGCCGTACATATATTCTTTATACCCAAGTTTCTGTTGAAATGGCCGAATTGTATTTGAAACTATATTGCGAGAAAAGTGGTCGGGGTAGAAAAGAAATACTGGAATGGGCACCGATTATCGCGGCAGCAAGGCTTTCTGAAAATGTCGCCACAGAAGATTCAAATAGGCTGATGAAATACATAAGTAATGGAGGAGAATAA
- a CDS encoding ASCH domain-containing protein, protein MNQASLEYWNNYWKGQEKPERVTAWQFGGSPDYLAQLVIDGVKKATCSGHVFYEVENEPLPTTEDYSVVLNSKDEPVAIIKTVDVQIMPMNEVPEEFAISEGEGDRTYKYWWDAHERFFTKELREIGREFSEDMLLVCERFEVVDVKR, encoded by the coding sequence ATGAATCAAGCATCTTTAGAGTACTGGAATAATTATTGGAAAGGTCAAGAAAAGCCGGAAAGAGTGACGGCTTGGCAGTTCGGTGGGAGTCCGGACTACCTCGCGCAATTAGTGATAGATGGGGTAAAGAAAGCAACCTGTTCTGGTCATGTTTTTTATGAAGTGGAGAATGAACCTCTACCAACAACAGAAGATTACAGTGTTGTTTTAAACAGTAAAGACGAACCTGTTGCCATTATTAAAACGGTGGACGTGCAGATTATGCCGATGAACGAAGTACCGGAAGAATTTGCAATTTCAGAGGGAGAAGGAGACCGTACATACAAGTATTGGTGGGACGCGCATGAGCGCTTTTTTACAAAAGAGCTGCGTGAAATAGGTAGGGAGTTTTCTGAGGATATGCTTTTAGTTTGTGAGCGTTTTGAAGTGGTGGATGTTAAAAGATAA